In Blautia wexlerae DSM 19850, a single window of DNA contains:
- the whiA gene encoding DNA-binding protein WhiA, translated as MSFSGMVKEELSRQIGLARHCKMAELAAILCSCGKMECFSGDSKLKIQTENEAVARKCFTLLQKTFNIETKIFVRENSHLKRVKVYTIEITDPEEIQVIFQALRLVTNSIDQGTLVLSDMLVVQQNCCKRAFIRGAFLASGSISDPEKGYHFEIVCSDAKRAEQLQTIIRSFSVDAKIVQRKKSHVVYVKEGAQIVDMLAVMEANVALMDLENIRILKEMRNSVNRKVNCETANINKTVNAAVKQMEDIKLVRQKIGFEQLNEGLAQVAELRMQYPEATLKELGMMLSPQVGKSGVNHRLRKLSAMADELREKQGGELL; from the coding sequence ATGTCTTTTTCAGGGATGGTGAAGGAAGAACTTTCCAGACAGATTGGATTGGCCAGACATTGCAAAATGGCAGAATTGGCTGCGATTTTATGTTCCTGTGGGAAAATGGAATGTTTTTCAGGGGACAGTAAACTGAAAATCCAGACGGAAAATGAAGCAGTTGCAAGAAAGTGCTTTACATTATTGCAAAAAACATTTAATATAGAAACAAAGATATTTGTACGTGAGAACAGTCACCTGAAACGGGTGAAGGTATATACAATAGAAATAACTGATCCCGAAGAAATCCAGGTAATTTTTCAGGCACTGCGGCTTGTCACGAACAGTATCGACCAGGGTACGCTTGTATTGTCGGATATGCTGGTGGTACAGCAGAATTGCTGCAAACGGGCGTTTATCAGGGGAGCTTTTTTAGCATCCGGTTCAATCAGTGATCCTGAGAAGGGGTATCATTTTGAGATTGTATGTTCTGATGCAAAAAGAGCAGAGCAGCTACAGACGATCATCCGCAGTTTTTCGGTAGATGCCAAAATCGTACAGCGTAAGAAATCACATGTGGTCTATGTGAAAGAAGGTGCGCAGATTGTTGACATGCTTGCTGTTATGGAAGCTAATGTGGCATTGATGGACCTGGAGAACATCCGCATACTGAAGGAAATGAGAAATTCAGTAAACAGAAAAGTAAACTGTGAAACTGCGAATATTAATAAAACCGTAAATGCAGCCGTCAAGCAGATGGAGGATATTAAGCTGGTCCGGCAGAAAATAGGATTTGAGCAGCTTAATGAAGGACTTGCACAGGTTGCTGAACTTCGGATGCAGTATCCGGAAGCTACACTAAAAGAATTAGGAATGATGTTAAGCCCGCAGGTGGGCAAATCGGGAGTCAATCACAGACTGAGAAAGCTGAGTGCAATGGCTGACGAACTGCGGGAGAAACAAGGAGGAGAATTATTATGA
- a CDS encoding HPr family phosphocarrier protein → MIKKPITINLSTGLEARPVAQLVQVASQFNSEIYVEIGKKRVNAKSIMGMMTLGLDAGEEITLSANGEDEEAAMAGIEQYLSNQ, encoded by the coding sequence ATGATCAAAAAACCAATCACCATCAATTTATCCACAGGTCTGGAAGCGCGTCCGGTGGCACAGTTGGTACAGGTAGCTAGTCAGTTCAACAGTGAGATTTATGTAGAGATTGGAAAGAAGCGCGTGAATGCAAAGAGCATTATGGGTATGATGACGCTTGGGCTTGATGCAGGGGAAGAAATTACTTTATCTGCAAATGGTGAGGATGAGGAAGCTGCTATGGCAGGTATTGAGCAGTACTTAAGTAATCAGTGA